From the genome of Mycoplasmopsis bovis PG45:
ATTTATATATGAATATCAATAGCACTAATGATAAGGAAATTGCTTTAAAGTCTTACACTGAAACCTTTTTAGATATTCTGAGACAAGAATTAGGCGATCAGATGCTTTATAAAAACTTTTTTGCAAATTTTGAAATCAAAGATATTTCAAAAATAGGCCACATAACAATTGGAACAACAAACATAACACCTAATTCTCAATATGTGATCAAAGCTTATGAAAGTAGCATACAAAAATCTCTTGATGAAACATTTGAACGCAAATGTACATTTAGCTTTGTTTTACTTGATTCAGCTATAAAAAAGAAGATAAAACGCGAAAGAAAAGAAGAGGCAATTGAAAATATTGAATTGTCAAATCGTGAAGTCGACAAAACTAAAACATTTGATAATTATGTAGAAGGCAACTTTAATAAAGAAGCCATCAGAATAGCAAAATTAATTGTCGATGGTGAAGAAGACTATAATCCAATATTTATTTATGGGAAATCCGGAATAGGTAAAACACACTTACTCAACGCCATATGTAATGAGTTTCTTAAAAAAGATGTTACAGTTAAATACATAAATGCTAATTCTTTTACAAGGGATATATCATACTTTCTACAAGAAAATGATCAACGTAAGTTAAAACAAATAAGAAATCATTTTGACAATGCCGATATCGTTATGTTTGATGACTTTCAAAGTTACGGAATAGGCAATAAAAAAGCAACCATTGAACTAATTTTTAATATTTTAGACAGCAGGATAAACCAAAAAAGAACCACAATAATTTGTTCCGACCGGCCTATATATTCATTACAAAATTCATTTGATGCTAGATTGATAAGCCGTCTTTCAATGGGATTACAACTTTCAATTGATGAACCGCAAAAAGCAGACTTGCTGAAAATATTAGATTATATGATTAACATAAACAAGATGACGCCTGAACTATGAGAAGACGACGCAAAAATTTTTATTGTTAAGAACCATGCAAACAGTATAAGAAGTTTAATTGGCGCTATAAATCGTCTAAGGTTCTATAATTCTGAAATTGTTAAAACAAATTCAAGATATACGCTTGCCATAGTTAATTCAATTCTTAAAGACATTCAGCAAGTAAAAGAAAAAGTTACGC
Proteins encoded in this window:
- the dnaA gene encoding chromosomal replication initiator protein DnaA, producing the protein MNINSTNDKEIALKSYTETFLDILRQELGDQMLYKNFFANFEIKDISKIGHITIGTTNITPNSQYVIKAYESSIQKSLDETFERKCTFSFVLLDSAIKKKIKRERKEEAIENIELSNREVDKTKTFDNYVEGNFNKEAIRIAKLIVDGEEDYNPIFIYGKSGIGKTHLLNAICNEFLKKDVTVKYINANSFTRDISYFLQENDQRKLKQIRNHFDNADIVMFDDFQSYGIGNKKATIELIFNILDSRINQKRTTIICSDRPIYSLQNSFDARLISRLSMGLQLSIDEPQKADLLKILDYMININKMTPELWEDDAKIFIVKNHANSIRSLIGAINRLRFYNSEIVKTNSRYTLAIVNSILKDIQQVKEKVTPDVIIEYVAKYYKLSRSEILGKSRRKDVVLARHIAIWIVKKQLDLSLEQIGKFFGNRDHSTIINAVRKIEKETEQSDRTFKRTISEISNEIFKKS